The DNA sequence TTGAATGGCAGCCTGGGGATCCTAAACCAGGTCTATCTGACTGCCACGTctcgactctttttttttttttttttttttttaaagattttttttatttatttatttgacagagagagagatcacaagtaggcagagaggcaggcagagagagaggaggaagcagggtccctgcggagcagagagcccgatgcggggctcgatcccaggaccctgagatcatgacctgagccgaaggcagcggcttaatccactgagccacccaggcgcccctcgactCTTAACAACTGTGTTACGCCACTCTATTCCCTCTCAACAGTCAGACTGATGCACAATGGGGGTTTCTGAGAggtgtcaaaattaataaaactagcAAATATCACCTCAAATTTGAATCCAGATCTTTATTTAGCCAGTCCTCCTCATGAGTACAGACGTAAGGGTCCCAGTTTTGTTGCCTCAATTCAGGCAGTGGTATGTTGTGAGCAGTTCTGGGGTGCATTCTGGGGAGATGCGAGATGCAGTCCAAAGAATTTTGTACAATAAAAGGTACCAACATTTCGAAGTAGCTTAATTTTGTACAATAAAAGGTACCAATGTTTCAAagtagcttattttttaaaaaaagaaaggattcgTAACTCCTCCCACATCTGCATCCCCTGAATGAAAGGGCTGGAGATTGCAAGAAGGCCTTAGGCTGTAAGACCTGCCAGCACCAGGCCACAGTGTGCTGCTGGTACACACCCTGCAGGGGACTTATACCATCCCAGCAACACAGTGCGGACCATCGAGAAAGCAGCAATATGCCTCTTCAGCTAgcaaggatcttttttttttttttttttttaaagattttatttatttatttgacagagagatcacaagtaggcagagcagcaggcagagagagagggagaagcagactccccgctgagcagagagcccgatgcagggctcgatcccaggactctaggatcatgacctgagccgaaggcagaggctttaacccactgagccacccaggcgcccccccagcaATTTCTTAAACCTTCAGCAACTACTACCCTGACCTCCCTGATACCCTATGCGGGTATCCCCATCGAGGTAAGGCCCTCTACCAGTTAAAAGATTACAACTTGCTGAAAGGTctgatgatggttagcattttttagcaagaaagtattttcaaaaaggtacatacaacaatttttttttttttacataatgcTATTGTACACTAAACAGACTACAATATAGGATAAATAGAACTTTAATGTGCACTGGGAAACAAAAAACTCCTCCaacttgctttattgtggtggtcagCCTATCTCTGAGGTGTGCCTGTGCCTCCTATAAGAGGTATCATgacataaaaagcaaaacaaaatctgttgaaaaaaaaaaaatttttttttttttttggtcagagggaatgggagagagagagagcacaagcaggaggagaagcaggcttcctgctgagcagggagtctgacgtggggctcgattccaggagcctgagatccCGGACTCCGcgtgaggcagatgcttaaccgactgagccacccagtcttcctgtatttcttaaatatctcTACTAGTGTTTCTACCAAAGTGTACTCCCACTCCCAtcatactttaaaagaaaataatatgtattattcaATAAtcagaagtataaaataaataaaaataagaactctaTCTTTGTGGGGGTAACATTTCAAGGCTGCTGTCACTGAGCAAGCACCTCTCTGTCCTAACATGTTTCTGGAGTCCAAGTTGATTGCCAGGGATCTGCCAACCTTTTAGGTGTCTGTCCTGCCTGAGGTGACCGAGAAGAATGTGTGGAGTAGGAACACTGACTCCTAATCGCTCTCCTCTTGGAAAAATCCTCATCACTGTGTCTTGTCTTCCAGTGGCTGAGAACTGGCCATGCGAGATGCCAGAGGGAGCAGAATGTAGTGTGTGATCAGAGAGCCCTGTCTGAGAGCCAGGTCTCTAATAGGACAGAGTGGGCACAAATTTTCGATGGACCGCAAAAAGCGTCTGCCACAGGTTCTCCCGGTACATCATGCAGTCAACtacttaaatttttctcttaaaattcatAAAAGAACGCATTTACAGATATATGCCAAAAATATGCATAAATCacttctctaaaatacataagcAATCAATAAAAGTGATGCCTTGAGCAGGGTGTCCTGGAAGACTGAGGGACCAGGGGTCAGGGTAGAAGGGAAATGTTTTCATGCTGCACTGTTTTGTATCCTCAAACTCCTCACAATGTGTAGGAATTTCCGGTCAGAAGAAAGTTAAAGTGATCACCCTGGCTACCATACAGAAAGTTGGCTACAGGGGTAGGCGTGAGTAGGTGTGAGCTCCAGAAAACTAACTTCATGGAAAAGCATTCATGACAGATtatgaaagcaaagaaaaaaaatgacgcTATACATGTAATTCTAATATACATGTAATTCTAATTTACATGCACAGGGAAAATGCTGGCCTGTTACACATTAACCCTCAGGTGATGATTGGTAAGCACTGACATCACAAGCGCTTTTCTGCTCTCCCCATGTTTTCTACAGTGAACATGCTATCACGTTTATAATGACAACAACCAAGTTCGTGAAGTGGGGGAGGGCGGCATACCTTATGCAGACTGGTCATGCCATCGTCATCCACCAACCTAGGGTTGGACCCGTGAGACAGCAGGAGCCGTGCAATTTCGGTGTGCCCACAGTAGCTGGCCCGGTGCAGAGCTGTGGCGCCCCCATGGGTTTGGGCATTACACTTAGCCCCGCTTTCCAGAAGGAACTGGCATACGGCATAGTGCCCGTTGCGGCTGGCATAGTGCTGCAGGGAAGAGAGACCGAGGTCAGATGGCAGAGCCCAGGCAGATAACAAGGGCGGTGGGCGGGTgagagcatgggctctggagccagaggaTGTCAATGACCTCCGGGGCTACCTCCGTTAGCCGTGGGACCTAGCCAAGCTTTTTCATTTCTAGCATCAGTTTCTTCAAcaggaaaatggggataataatcaTTCCTACCTCACAGGACTGTTaggtaaatgaaattaaataaatgatataaagcaCTTAATACTTAAGGAAGAAACAAACGAACCAAGCACAAGGTTCGCGCAGTGCTTAAAACTGAAAACCTgctgggagagaagaaagggcgAACTAGGGCAACATGACCCCTTCCGCATGGAGAGCAAGTATCCCGAGTGCCGGTTTCCCTCCCTAACTCACCAGAGCAGTGTAGCCAGCCGAATCGGGCTGGCTAGGGTCTGTTGCCTTCTGGATGAAATATTTGACTCGGCCGAGGTCTCCATTCAGGGCTGCTGACCAGATTCCTGTGGAAAGACAACTGAAGTGCTGAATAATGCCGAGCGACTAGAGACTTTCAGTGCCTCCTTTACCTCTTCACCTCTATTTTCTCATCTACACAATGgggatttattcattcaacagatattaactgaggggcacctgggtggctcaattagttgaGCTCCTGACTCCTGGTTTGGGTTGAAgtcacgatcttagggtcctgggatggagcctagaGTCAGGCTCGGCACTcagcttgagctctctctctctctctctctgcccctcccatctatccatccatccatccatccatccatccatccatcaataaataaatacaatct is a window from the Meles meles chromosome 16, mMelMel3.1 paternal haplotype, whole genome shotgun sequence genome containing:
- the ANKRD39 gene encoding ankyrin repeat domain-containing protein 39 → MAAPGPCADGPCCSWPGAASGVQQTLDEMDFDRGIWSAALNGDLGRVKYFIQKATDPSQPDSAGYTALHYASRNGHYAVCQFLLESGAKCNAQTHGGATALHRASYCGHTEIARLLLSHGSNPRLVDDDGMTSLHKAAEKGHVDICSLLLEHSPTLKAVRDRKARLACDLLPCDSDLWDLLAT